Proteins from a single region of Lysinibacillus sp. JNUCC-52:
- a CDS encoding CTP synthase: MTKYIFVTGGVVSSLGKGIVAASLGRLLKNRGLEVTIQKFDPYINIDPGTMSPYQHGEVFVTDDGAEADLDLGHYERFIDINLGKHSTVTSGRVYQSVLQKERRGDYNGGTVQVIPHITNEIKERIQRAGRETNADVVITEVGGTVGDIESLPFLEAIRQMKTNLGHNNVMYVHCTLIPYIKAAGELKTKPTQHSVKELRSLGIQPNIIVVRTEQEVPQEMKEKLALFCDVQPHEIIESRDAEHLYEVPLNLHAQDFDDIVLDHFGIEAPEADMEEWRELVAKVKSLPNKRRVALVGKYVELQDAYISVVEALKHAGYAFNSDIEIDWINAEHVDADNVVSLLKDADAILVPGGFGDRGVEGKILATQYARENNVPFLGICLGMQLATVEFARNVLGLNGAHSTELDSETQYPIIDFLPDQNDNVDIGGTLRLGLYPCKLKDGSKAKAAYGQELVYERHRHRYEFNNEYREAMEAAGLVFSGTSPDGKLVEIIELPENNFFVACQFHPELVSRPNRPQPLFRDFIGATFK, encoded by the coding sequence ATGACAAAGTATATTTTTGTAACAGGTGGGGTTGTGTCATCACTTGGAAAAGGGATTGTAGCAGCATCTCTAGGACGTTTATTAAAAAACCGTGGGTTAGAAGTAACGATTCAAAAATTTGACCCATATATCAATATTGACCCAGGTACAATGAGTCCGTACCAACACGGTGAGGTATTTGTTACTGATGATGGTGCTGAGGCTGACTTAGACTTAGGTCACTATGAGCGCTTCATCGACATTAACCTAGGCAAACATTCAACTGTAACATCTGGTCGCGTATATCAATCTGTTTTACAAAAAGAACGTCGTGGTGATTACAACGGCGGAACAGTTCAAGTAATTCCTCACATTACTAATGAAATTAAAGAACGTATCCAACGTGCAGGACGTGAAACGAATGCAGATGTTGTTATTACAGAGGTTGGAGGAACTGTAGGTGATATTGAATCACTACCATTCCTAGAAGCAATTCGTCAAATGAAAACAAATTTAGGCCATAACAATGTAATGTATGTTCACTGTACGTTAATTCCTTACATTAAAGCTGCTGGTGAGTTAAAAACAAAACCAACACAACATTCTGTTAAAGAATTACGATCTTTAGGGATTCAACCAAATATTATTGTCGTGCGTACAGAACAAGAAGTACCACAAGAGATGAAAGAAAAACTAGCATTATTCTGTGACGTTCAACCTCATGAAATTATCGAATCTCGTGATGCAGAGCATTTATATGAAGTACCATTAAATCTACATGCTCAAGATTTCGATGATATCGTACTTGATCATTTCGGCATTGAAGCACCAGAGGCAGATATGGAAGAATGGCGCGAGCTTGTTGCAAAAGTGAAGAGCCTACCAAATAAACGAAGAGTGGCATTAGTAGGTAAGTATGTTGAATTACAAGATGCGTACATTTCAGTTGTAGAGGCGTTAAAACATGCAGGTTATGCGTTTAACTCTGATATCGAAATTGATTGGATTAACGCAGAGCATGTAGATGCAGACAATGTTGTATCATTACTAAAAGATGCTGATGCCATTTTAGTACCAGGCGGCTTCGGTGATCGTGGCGTTGAAGGTAAAATTTTAGCAACTCAGTATGCTCGTGAAAATAATGTGCCGTTTTTAGGTATTTGTTTAGGTATGCAACTAGCAACAGTAGAATTTGCTCGTAACGTACTTGGCTTAAATGGAGCGCATTCCACAGAGCTTGATTCGGAAACACAATATCCTATTATTGATTTCCTTCCAGATCAAAATGATAATGTAGACATTGGTGGTACATTACGTTTAGGTTTATACCCATGTAAGTTAAAAGATGGCTCAAAAGCAAAAGCTGCTTATGGTCAAGAGCTTGTGTACGAACGTCACCGTCATCGTTATGAATTTAATAACGAATACCGTGAGGCAATGGAAGCGGCAGGTCTTGTATTCTCAGGTACAAGCCCAGACGGAAAATTAGTGGAAATTATTGAGCTACCA
- the rpoE gene encoding DNA-directed RNA polymerase subunit delta, with the protein MNFREMTKEQLAEESLINLAYAILTEKRASVSFNDLLTIIKELVGYSDEDIKSRLLQFYTDMNVDGRFLFNQETGWGLREWFKVEQIEEETAPSVKTHKKKSKATLDEDDELEEDLEEDDIDFDEDYEEFVEEDEEIDEEKEDIDFDDEEDIEDIEDEIDEDFIEEEEEEFDEEEEEEV; encoded by the coding sequence TTGAATTTTCGTGAAATGACAAAGGAACAATTAGCGGAAGAATCGTTAATTAACTTAGCTTATGCAATTTTAACTGAAAAACGTGCTTCAGTGTCATTTAATGACCTGCTTACAATTATTAAAGAGCTTGTTGGTTATAGTGATGAAGATATTAAATCACGCCTACTACAATTCTACACTGATATGAATGTTGATGGACGTTTCTTATTTAATCAAGAAACTGGTTGGGGCTTACGCGAATGGTTCAAAGTAGAACAAATCGAAGAAGAAACAGCTCCATCAGTGAAAACGCACAAGAAAAAATCTAAAGCTACACTTGATGAAGACGATGAATTAGAAGAAGATTTAGAAGAAGATGACATTGACTTCGACGAAGATTATGAAGAGTTTGTTGAAGAAGATGAAGAAATCGATGAAGAAAAAGAAGATATTGACTTCGACGACGAAGAAGATATTGAAGACATCGAGGATGAAATTGATGAAGATTTCATTGAAGAAGAGGAAGAAGAGTTCGATGAAGAAGAAGAGGAAGAAGTGTAA
- the icmF gene encoding fused isobutyryl-CoA mutase/GTPase IcmF: MTKVEVYRPKNHVRFVTASSLFDGHDASVNIMRRILQSSGVEVIHLGHNRSVEEVVNAAIQEDAQGIALSSYQGGHMEYFKYMFDLLREKGAPHIKIYGGGGGVILPREIKELHAYGIAGIFSPEDGRVLGLQGMINEQIKGTDFPTATGDYLEKLNALTTETPELLANLITAAESNDDEDTKKMLEEARKRSKGTPILGITGTGGAGKSSLTDELIRRFLKEFPEKRVAILSVDPTKQKTGGALLGDRIRMNAIFNNRVYMRSLATRGSRTELSASIGDVLDVVRVAGYDLIIVETSGIGQGDAEITNFTDLSMYVMTSEFGAPTQLEKIDMIDFADVIAINKFERKGSEDALRQVQKQYQRSRELWDEPIDKMPVYGTIASQFNDKGTNALFAALVHIINQKTGSNWETGYEQFAKTQKQDVIIPNDRRYYLREITDTVRGYHKKTEQQVSFARRLFQLEGAIAAVKEKAPDDALVASLTSLANGVRDELTAESKRILDNWQALKEAYAGDEFVTKVRDKEIRTILKTTSLSGTKIPKVVLPKFVDYGEILRWVYRENVPGEFPYTAGVFQFKREGEDPKRQFAGEGTPERTNKRFHYLSKDDDAKRLSTAFDSVTLYGEDPDYRPDIYGKVGESGVSICTLEDMKKLYAGFDLCAPSTSVSMTINGPAPIILAMFMNTAIDQQVKLREAELGRPLTVEEFTETRAKTLQVVRGTVQADILKEDQGQNTCIFSTEFALRMMGDIQQYFIDKKVRNYYSVSISGYHIAEAGANPISQLAFTLANGFTYVEYYLSRGMNIDDFAPNLSFFFSNGLDPEYTVIGRVARRIWAVVMRNKYGANERAQKLKYHIQTSGRSLHAQEIDFNDIRTTLQALMALQDNCNSLHTNAYDEAITTPTEESVRRAMAIQMIITKEHGLAKNENPLQGAFIVEELTDLVEEAVLEEFDRINDRGGVLGAMETQYQRGKIQEESMHYEMLKHSGELPIIGVNTYLNPNPPTDDAIDNMEIARASSEEKETQIRNLQSFWQQHEGRTEAAIARLQEVAVNNGNIFEELMETVKVASLGQITKALYEVGGQFRRNM, encoded by the coding sequence ATGACAAAGGTAGAAGTGTATCGTCCAAAAAATCACGTACGTTTTGTAACAGCATCTAGTCTTTTTGATGGACATGATGCTTCGGTCAATATTATGCGACGTATTTTACAATCAAGTGGTGTGGAAGTTATCCATCTAGGCCATAATCGCTCTGTAGAAGAAGTCGTTAATGCTGCGATTCAAGAAGACGCTCAAGGTATTGCGTTATCTTCTTATCAAGGTGGCCATATGGAATACTTTAAATATATGTTTGATTTATTGCGCGAAAAAGGGGCACCGCATATTAAAATATACGGCGGTGGTGGTGGTGTTATTTTGCCACGTGAAATTAAGGAATTACATGCTTATGGCATTGCGGGCATTTTCTCGCCTGAAGATGGCCGTGTTTTAGGGCTGCAAGGCATGATTAATGAGCAAATTAAAGGCACTGATTTCCCAACTGCAACAGGTGACTATCTAGAAAAGTTGAATGCTTTAACGACAGAGACACCAGAATTATTGGCGAACTTAATAACTGCAGCTGAATCGAATGATGATGAAGATACGAAAAAAATGTTAGAGGAAGCACGCAAACGTTCAAAAGGTACACCAATTTTAGGTATTACAGGGACAGGAGGCGCTGGTAAATCTTCTTTAACAGACGAGCTTATTCGTCGTTTCTTAAAAGAATTCCCAGAAAAACGTGTAGCAATTTTATCGGTCGATCCAACAAAGCAAAAAACAGGTGGAGCATTACTAGGAGATCGTATTCGAATGAATGCCATTTTCAACAACCGAGTTTATATGCGAAGTTTGGCGACGCGTGGTTCTCGTACAGAGCTCTCCGCTTCTATTGGTGATGTGTTAGATGTCGTGCGCGTAGCTGGTTATGATTTAATCATCGTAGAAACAAGCGGAATTGGTCAAGGGGATGCAGAAATTACAAATTTCACAGACTTGTCCATGTATGTTATGACAAGTGAATTTGGTGCACCGACACAGCTTGAGAAAATCGATATGATTGATTTTGCAGATGTTATTGCCATTAATAAGTTCGAACGAAAGGGCTCAGAAGATGCGCTACGTCAGGTGCAAAAGCAATACCAACGTTCACGCGAGCTTTGGGATGAACCAATTGATAAAATGCCTGTTTACGGGACGATAGCTAGTCAATTTAATGATAAAGGAACGAATGCTTTATTTGCTGCATTAGTTCATATTATTAACCAAAAAACAGGTAGCAATTGGGAAACAGGCTATGAGCAATTTGCTAAAACGCAAAAACAGGATGTTATTATTCCGAATGATCGCCGTTACTATTTACGTGAAATAACAGATACAGTGCGTGGCTATCATAAAAAAACAGAACAACAAGTTTCCTTTGCCCGTCGTCTATTCCAACTAGAGGGTGCAATCGCAGCAGTGAAAGAAAAGGCACCAGATGATGCACTTGTCGCATCGCTTACATCTTTAGCGAATGGTGTCCGTGATGAATTAACAGCGGAGTCTAAGCGTATTTTAGATAATTGGCAAGCCTTAAAAGAAGCGTATGCTGGTGATGAATTTGTAACGAAGGTGCGCGATAAGGAAATTCGTACAATTTTAAAAACAACGAGTCTTTCAGGGACAAAAATACCGAAAGTAGTCCTACCGAAGTTTGTTGATTATGGAGAAATTTTACGCTGGGTGTATCGTGAAAATGTACCAGGTGAATTCCCGTATACTGCAGGCGTGTTCCAGTTTAAACGTGAAGGTGAAGATCCGAAGCGACAATTTGCTGGCGAGGGTACACCAGAAAGAACAAATAAACGTTTCCATTATTTATCGAAAGACGATGATGCTAAGCGTTTATCAACTGCATTTGACTCGGTTACGTTGTACGGTGAGGACCCTGATTACCGTCCAGATATTTATGGGAAAGTTGGAGAATCAGGTGTTTCGATTTGTACACTTGAAGATATGAAGAAGCTCTATGCTGGTTTTGATCTTTGTGCTCCTTCTACTTCTGTATCTATGACCATTAATGGACCTGCGCCAATAATTTTAGCGATGTTTATGAACACAGCGATCGATCAGCAAGTAAAGTTGCGTGAAGCGGAGCTTGGTAGGCCTTTGACAGTCGAAGAATTTACAGAGACGCGCGCGAAAACATTACAAGTTGTACGTGGTACGGTGCAGGCAGATATTTTAAAAGAAGATCAAGGGCAAAATACATGTATTTTCTCTACGGAATTTGCTCTCAGAATGATGGGCGATATTCAGCAGTATTTTATCGACAAAAAAGTGCGTAACTACTATTCTGTTTCCATTTCGGGCTATCATATTGCGGAAGCTGGAGCTAATCCAATTTCCCAGCTAGCGTTTACACTCGCAAATGGCTTTACGTATGTTGAATACTATTTAAGTCGTGGTATGAATATAGATGATTTCGCACCAAATCTATCATTCTTCTTCTCCAACGGATTAGATCCTGAATATACAGTAATAGGTCGTGTGGCCCGACGTATTTGGGCAGTTGTCATGCGCAATAAATACGGTGCAAATGAACGTGCACAAAAGCTAAAATATCATATTCAAACATCTGGTCGTAGCTTGCATGCACAAGAAATTGACTTTAATGATATTCGCACAACATTACAGGCACTTATGGCATTGCAGGATAACTGTAATTCATTGCATACAAATGCATATGATGAAGCAATTACTACGCCTACAGAGGAATCTGTACGTCGAGCTATGGCAATTCAAATGATTATTACAAAAGAGCATGGTTTAGCGAAAAATGAAAACCCATTACAAGGGGCATTTATCGTTGAAGAATTAACAGATTTAGTAGAGGAAGCTGTGCTTGAAGAGTTTGATCGTATTAATGATCGCGGTGGCGTGCTAGGCGCGATGGAAACACAATATCAACGTGGGAAAATTCAAGAAGAATCGATGCATTATGAAATGTTAAAGCATTCGGGAGAATTACCAATCATCGGTGTAAATACGTACTTAAATCCGAATCCGCCTACAGATGATGCAATCGATAACATGGAAATTGCACGTGCATCTTCAGAAGAAAAAGAAACGCAAATTCGTAATTTACAATCGTTCTGGCAACAACATGAAGGACGAACAGAAGCAGCTATTGCTCGCCTACAAGAGGTAGCTGTAAACAATGGGAATATTTTCGAAGAACTAATGGAAACTGTTAAAGTAGCGAGTTTAGGACAAATAACAAAGGCTTTATATGAAGTTGGTGGGCAGTTCCGTCGCAACATGTAA
- a CDS encoding TetR/AcrR family transcriptional regulator, producing MTEKNKRPQVQSTVKDENLIAIRREQMIQGAIKLFKEKGFHRATTREIAKAAGFSIGTLYEYIRTKEDVLYLVCDSIYHHAMERLSSYEIKAGTIEELKEMIREYFLQIDSMVDELTIMYQETKSLSKEAQRYVFGKEFEMVATFERLLQRCVQSGELTMTDKQIHLAANNLVVQGQSWAFRKWALHRQHSLDEYIEMQTTLFISGIKGF from the coding sequence ATGACAGAAAAAAACAAAAGGCCCCAAGTCCAGTCAACCGTGAAAGACGAAAATCTCATTGCCATCCGCCGAGAACAAATGATTCAAGGTGCTATTAAGCTATTTAAAGAAAAAGGCTTTCATCGAGCGACAACAAGAGAGATTGCAAAAGCAGCAGGTTTTAGTATTGGTACATTATATGAATATATTCGTACGAAGGAAGATGTACTATACCTTGTTTGTGATAGCATCTACCACCATGCGATGGAGCGACTATCAAGCTATGAAATAAAAGCAGGTACGATAGAAGAGTTAAAAGAAATGATTCGTGAGTATTTCTTACAAATTGATAGCATGGTCGATGAATTAACAATTATGTATCAAGAAACGAAATCATTGTCCAAAGAAGCACAGCGCTATGTTTTCGGTAAAGAGTTTGAGATGGTTGCCACTTTTGAGAGGCTGTTGCAACGCTGTGTGCAGTCAGGAGAACTAACGATGACTGATAAGCAAATTCATTTGGCAGCAAATAATTTAGTTGTTCAAGGACAAAGCTGGGCGTTCCGTAAATGGGCGCTGCATCGTCAACATTCACTCGACGAGTATATCGAAATGCAAACAACATTGTTCATTTCAGGCATTAAGGGGTTTTAA
- a CDS encoding acyl-CoA dehydrogenase, whose translation MNFQLTEEHEQLREMIRDFALNEVAPTAAERDENEEFDRAIFDKMAELGLTGIPWPEEYGGAGFDYLAYVIAVEELSRVCASTGVTLSAHTSLAGWPLFKFGNEEQKQKYLRPMAEGKHIGAYGLTEPGSGSDAGGMKTYAKRDGDDYIINGSKIFITNGGVADTYIVFAVTDPEAKNGTSAFIVEAGFEGFSVGKKEKKLGIRSSPTTEIIFDNCRVPKENLLGAEGEGFKIAMTTLDGGRNGIAAQAVGIAQGALDAAVDYAKERVQFGKPITANQGVSFKLADMATQIEASRLLTYQAAWLETNGLPYGKASAMAKLMAGDTAMSVTTEAVQVFGGYGYTKDYPVERYMRDAKITQIYEGTQEIQRLVISRMLTK comes from the coding sequence ATGAACTTTCAATTAACAGAAGAACATGAACAATTACGTGAAATGATTCGCGACTTTGCTTTAAATGAGGTAGCACCAACAGCAGCGGAACGCGATGAAAATGAGGAATTTGATCGTGCGATTTTCGACAAAATGGCTGAGTTAGGCTTAACAGGGATTCCATGGCCTGAAGAATACGGTGGTGCAGGTTTTGACTATCTTGCCTATGTGATAGCTGTTGAAGAATTATCGCGTGTGTGTGCTTCTACAGGCGTAACATTATCTGCGCATACATCTCTTGCTGGTTGGCCACTATTTAAATTTGGTAATGAAGAACAAAAACAAAAATATCTTCGACCAATGGCAGAGGGCAAGCATATCGGTGCTTATGGCTTAACAGAGCCAGGATCTGGATCGGATGCAGGCGGTATGAAAACTTATGCAAAACGTGATGGCGATGATTATATTATAAATGGCTCAAAGATTTTTATTACAAATGGTGGAGTAGCAGATACATATATCGTATTTGCCGTAACGGATCCAGAAGCGAAAAACGGTACTTCTGCTTTTATCGTGGAAGCGGGCTTTGAAGGCTTCTCTGTTGGGAAGAAGGAGAAAAAACTAGGAATTCGTTCATCACCAACGACAGAAATTATTTTCGATAATTGCCGTGTACCAAAAGAAAACCTACTTGGGGCTGAAGGAGAAGGTTTTAAAATTGCAATGACAACACTTGATGGTGGACGTAACGGTATTGCGGCACAAGCGGTGGGAATTGCACAAGGTGCATTAGATGCTGCGGTTGACTATGCAAAAGAGCGTGTACAATTCGGTAAGCCAATTACAGCAAACCAAGGTGTTTCCTTTAAATTAGCTGATATGGCAACACAAATTGAAGCATCTCGTCTTCTTACATACCAAGCTGCTTGGTTAGAGACGAATGGTCTTCCATATGGTAAAGCATCGGCAATGGCTAAGTTAATGGCTGGTGATACAGCAATGAGCGTCACAACGGAGGCGGTTCAAGTCTTTGGTGGTTATGGTTATACGAAAGATTATCCAGTAGAACGTTATATGCGTGATGCAAAAATTACACAAATTTACGAAGGTACACAAGAGATTCAACGTCTTGTTATCTCACGTATGTTGACGAAATAA
- a CDS encoding acyl-CoA dehydrogenase, translated as MHLQFTDEQLMMRDMVRSFSQEKIAPWVERMEAGEFPRELLQQMGELGLMGITTPEEHGGSAMDFTSYIIAINELSKVSAVMGVILSVHTSVGTNPIIYFGNDEQKKRYVPKLAAGEYLGAFCLTEPGAGSDAGSLQSKAVRDGDDYVINGSKVFITNGGEADVYIVFASTNQAEKTRGISAFIVEKGTPGLIIGKDEHKMGLHGSRTVQLTFDNCRIPAGNLLGEEGEGFKIAMANLDVGRIGIAAQALGIAEAALEAATNYAKERVQFGKPISAQQGVGFKLADMATAVEAAKLLVYRAADLRAKGLPCGAEASMAKLFASRTAVQTAIEAVQIFGGYGYTEDYPVERYFRDAKVTEIYEGTSEIQKLVISKHLI; from the coding sequence ATGCATTTACAATTTACAGATGAGCAGTTAATGATGCGTGATATGGTGCGAAGTTTCTCACAAGAGAAGATTGCACCGTGGGTAGAGCGTATGGAGGCAGGAGAGTTTCCGCGAGAACTCCTGCAACAGATGGGTGAGCTAGGTTTAATGGGGATTACAACACCAGAAGAACATGGTGGCTCTGCAATGGATTTTACATCATACATCATCGCTATCAATGAATTATCGAAAGTGAGTGCGGTAATGGGTGTTATATTATCCGTACATACTTCAGTAGGGACGAATCCTATTATTTATTTTGGTAATGATGAGCAGAAAAAGCGCTATGTTCCGAAGTTAGCAGCTGGTGAATATTTAGGCGCATTTTGTTTAACGGAGCCAGGCGCGGGTTCCGATGCAGGCTCACTTCAATCTAAAGCAGTGCGTGATGGTGATGATTATGTTATTAACGGCTCAAAAGTATTTATTACCAATGGAGGCGAAGCGGATGTTTATATCGTTTTTGCCTCAACCAATCAAGCTGAAAAAACACGTGGTATCTCAGCATTCATTGTTGAAAAAGGTACGCCAGGCTTAATTATTGGTAAGGATGAACATAAAATGGGCCTACATGGTTCACGTACAGTCCAATTAACATTTGATAACTGTCGAATACCAGCTGGAAACCTTCTTGGGGAGGAAGGGGAAGGCTTCAAAATAGCAATGGCTAATTTGGATGTTGGACGGATAGGAATCGCGGCACAAGCTTTAGGTATTGCGGAAGCGGCGCTTGAAGCGGCAACCAACTATGCCAAAGAGCGTGTGCAATTTGGTAAACCGATTTCAGCACAACAAGGAGTTGGCTTTAAGCTTGCCGATATGGCGACTGCTGTTGAAGCGGCAAAACTGCTTGTGTATCGAGCAGCTGATTTACGTGCGAAAGGTTTACCTTGTGGAGCAGAAGCGTCGATGGCTAAGCTCTTCGCTTCACGCACAGCCGTACAAACAGCGATTGAAGCTGTACAAATTTTTGGAGGCTACGGTTATACCGAGGATTATCCAGTAGAACGTTATTTCCGTGATGCCAAAGTAACGGAAATTTATGAAGGTACAAGTGAAATACAAAAACTCGTTATTAGTAAACATTTAATTTAA
- a CDS encoding 3-hydroxybutyryl-CoA dehydrogenase, giving the protein MGIQKVMVIGAGQMGSGIAQVCAQAGFDVLLNDIKQPFFERGLGVITKNLTRDVEKGRKTEDEKTAILGRIKMSLDLKDASDVDMIIEAAVENMEVKQSIFKQLDAIAPAHAILATNTSSLPITEIAAVTNRPEQVIGMHFMNPVPVMKLVEIIRGLATADEVYKAVEAMTVQLAKTPVEVNDFPGFIANRILLPMINEAIYALYEGVATKEAIDDVMKLGMNHPMGPLTLADFIGLDTCLSIMEILHEGLGDSKYRPCPLLRKYVAAGWLGKKSGRGFYVYE; this is encoded by the coding sequence ATGGGAATCCAGAAGGTAATGGTGATTGGTGCTGGGCAAATGGGCTCAGGGATTGCACAAGTTTGTGCACAGGCAGGCTTTGATGTGTTATTGAATGATATTAAACAACCGTTCTTTGAGCGTGGTTTAGGCGTTATTACAAAAAACTTAACGCGTGATGTCGAAAAAGGCCGTAAAACAGAAGATGAAAAAACAGCGATTTTAGGCCGTATCAAGATGTCACTAGATTTAAAGGATGCTAGTGATGTAGATATGATTATCGAGGCAGCAGTGGAAAATATGGAAGTAAAGCAATCTATTTTCAAGCAATTAGATGCAATTGCACCTGCACATGCCATTCTTGCGACAAATACATCATCACTGCCAATTACAGAAATTGCAGCGGTTACTAACAGACCAGAGCAAGTAATTGGCATGCACTTTATGAACCCAGTGCCTGTTATGAAACTTGTCGAAATTATTAGAGGTTTAGCTACCGCTGACGAAGTGTACAAAGCTGTCGAAGCAATGACTGTGCAGCTGGCGAAAACACCAGTGGAAGTAAATGACTTCCCAGGCTTTATTGCAAACCGTATTTTACTGCCAATGATCAATGAAGCAATCTATGCATTGTATGAAGGGGTTGCAACGAAAGAAGCCATCGATGATGTGATGAAACTAGGCATGAATCATCCGATGGGACCTTTAACATTAGCAGACTTTATCGGTTTAGATACATGTTTATCAATTATGGAAATTTTACATGAAGGCTTAGGCGATAGTAAGTATAGACCTTGCCCTTTATTAAGGAAATATGTAGCAGCAGGCTGGCTTGGTAAAAAATCAGGAAGAGGCTTTTACGTTTACGAATAA
- a CDS encoding acetyl-CoA C-acetyltransferase has product MNRAVILAGARTAFGKFAGSLSALNASDLGAIAIKGALEKANIAPDAVDEVILGTVLQGGQGQIPSRQAALKADLPVAVKTETINKVCASGMRAVTLADQLIRLGDEEVIVAGGMESMSNAPYYLLNGRTGLRMGDSTMVDGMLYDGLTCAFNEARPPMGSYGNKAAIEFSLSRQEQDAWAVRSHERALAAIDQGYFAEEIVPVQIAQRKGEPLVVDTDEAPRPGTTQEVLAKLKPAFEKDGSITAGNAPGVNDGACALVVMSEERAMREGREPLAVIIGHAEISIEPENFPQTPGLVMNSLLKKTGKTLADIDVIEINEAFAAVALISKQLADLDAEKVNVNGGAVALGHPIGASGARIILTLAHELKRRGGGIGVAAICSGGGQGDAIMIEVPKQRGHE; this is encoded by the coding sequence TTGAATAGAGCTGTAATTTTAGCAGGAGCAAGAACTGCATTTGGTAAATTTGCTGGATCACTGTCCGCACTTAACGCAAGTGATTTAGGTGCCATCGCCATTAAAGGTGCACTTGAAAAAGCAAATATAGCACCAGATGCAGTGGATGAAGTGATTTTAGGTACTGTTTTACAAGGTGGGCAAGGACAAATACCGTCAAGACAGGCTGCTCTAAAAGCAGATTTGCCTGTAGCGGTCAAAACAGAGACGATTAATAAAGTTTGTGCGTCGGGGATGCGCGCTGTAACGTTAGCCGATCAGCTAATTCGTTTAGGGGACGAGGAAGTGATTGTCGCTGGCGGTATGGAGTCTATGTCAAACGCACCTTACTATCTTCTTAATGGTCGAACGGGTCTCCGTATGGGCGATTCAACAATGGTCGATGGAATGCTTTATGACGGGTTAACTTGTGCCTTCAATGAGGCAAGACCACCAATGGGAAGCTATGGCAATAAAGCTGCAATTGAATTTTCGCTAAGTCGTCAAGAACAGGACGCTTGGGCTGTTCGCAGTCATGAACGCGCCCTTGCGGCAATCGACCAAGGCTATTTTGCTGAGGAAATTGTGCCTGTGCAAATCGCACAACGTAAAGGTGAGCCACTTGTAGTAGATACTGATGAAGCACCAAGACCAGGAACTACACAGGAAGTACTTGCTAAGCTTAAACCAGCTTTTGAAAAGGATGGTTCAATTACAGCTGGTAATGCTCCTGGCGTCAATGATGGGGCATGTGCACTTGTTGTAATGAGTGAAGAACGTGCAATGCGTGAAGGTAGGGAACCACTTGCCGTAATTATTGGGCATGCGGAAATTTCAATTGAGCCAGAAAATTTCCCACAAACACCAGGTCTCGTTATGAATAGCCTGCTAAAAAAGACGGGGAAAACATTAGCTGACATAGATGTCATTGAAATCAATGAAGCATTTGCAGCAGTGGCTCTTATTAGCAAACAGCTTGCCGACCTAGATGCAGAAAAAGTGAATGTTAATGGTGGTGCTGTAGCACTTGGCCATCCTATAGGGGCTTCTGGTGCACGCATTATATTAACACTAGCACATGAGCTAAAGCGTCGTGGTGGGGGAATCGGTGTTGCGGCAATCTGCTCTGGTGGAGGGCAAGGCGATGCAATCATGATTGAAGTACCAAAACAAAGGGGACATGAATGA